One Aphelocoma coerulescens isolate FSJ_1873_10779 chromosome 5, UR_Acoe_1.0, whole genome shotgun sequence DNA segment encodes these proteins:
- the EIF3M gene encoding eukaryotic translation initiation factor 3 subunit M — protein sequence MSVPAFIDITEEDQAAELRAYLKSKGAEISEENAEGGLHVDLAQIIEVCDVCLKEDDKDVESVMNSVVSLLLILEPEKQEALIENLCEKLVKFREGERPSLRLQLLSNLFHGMDKNTPVRYTVYCSLLKVASSCGAIQYIPTELDQVRKWISDWNLATEKKHTLLRLLYDVLVDCKKSDTAAKVMVELLGSYTEDNASQARVDAHRCIVRALKDPNTFLFDHLLALKPVKFLEGELIHDLLTIFVSAKLASYVKFYQNNKDFIDSLGLLHEHNMAKMRLLTFMGMAVENKEISFDTMQQELQIGADDVEAFVIDAVKTKMVYCKIDQTQRKVVVSHSTHRTFGKQQWQQLYDTLNTWKQNLNQVKNSLLSLSDT from the exons ATGAGCGTCCCGGCCTTCATCGACATCACCGAGGAGGATCAG gCTGCAGAACTGCGAGCTTACCTGAAATCCAAAGGAGCAGAGATCTCTGAAGAGAACGCGGAAGGCGGACTTCATGTGGACTTGGCACAGATTATTGAAGTGTGTGATGTGTGCCTGAAAGAGGATGACAAAG ATGTTGAGAGCGTGATGAACAGCGTTGTCTCTCTGCTTCTTATCCTGGAACCTGAAAAACAAGAAGCACTGATTGAAAACCTGTGTGAGAAGTTAGTAAAATTTCGGGAAGGAGAGCGCCCATCTCTTAGACTGCAGCT CCTGAGCAATCTCTTCCATGGCATGGACAAGAACACTCCTGTGAGGTACACAGTGTACTGCAGCCTTCTGAAAGTGGCCTCCTCCTGTGGTGCCATCCAGTACATTCCGACTGAACTAGATCAG GTCCGAAAATGGATTTCCGACTGGAATCTGGCCACAGAGAAAAAGCACACTCTCCTGAGACTGCTCTATGATGTCCTAGTAGACTGCaagaaaag tGACACTGCAGCAAAAGTAATGGTGGAGCTACTGGGAAGTTACACAGAGGACAATGCTTCCCAGGCTCGAGTTGATGCTCACAG ATGTATTGTACGAGCATTGAAGGATCCAAATACCTTTCTCTTTGATCATCTTCTTGCCTTAAAACCAGTCAAATTTTTGGAAGGAGAACTTATTCATGAT CTTTTGACAATTTTTGTAAGTGCTAAACTAGCATCCTATGTCAAGTTTTATCAGAACAACAAAGACTTCATTGACTCCCTGG GCTTGTTGCATGAACACAACATGGCAAAGATGAGGCTCCTTACTTTCATGGGAATGGCTGTAGAGAATAAAGAAATCTCATTTGACAcgatgcagcaggagctgcagatcGGGGCTGATGATGTAGAAGCGTTTGTCATTGACG CTGTAAAAACAAAGATGGTGTACTGCAAAATAGATCAGACACAGAGGAAAGTCGTTGTCAG TCACAGCACACATCGGACTTTTGgaaagcagcagtggcagcaatTGTATGACACTCTAAACACCTGGAAACAAAATTTGAATCAAGTGAAAAACAGTCTCCTCAGTCTTTCAGACacctaa